From Triticum aestivum cultivar Chinese Spring chromosome 4A, IWGSC CS RefSeq v2.1, whole genome shotgun sequence, a single genomic window includes:
- the LOC123087836 gene encoding DEAD-box ATP-dependent RNA helicase 3, chloroplastic: MASLLTLPSLSLSSPSGGAGLAPALRLRAAFRCWALGRRWAGAAAAIASPNSVLSEHAFKRLGLGGGSDDEDDEGYGSDQEGPAVEGDADELAISRLGLPAQLVATLEKRGITHLFPIQRAVLIPALEGRDLIARAKTGTGKTLAFGIPMIKQIIEQDEGRTPGRGRIPRALVLAPTRELAKQVEKEIMESAPKLSTVCVYGGVSYNTQQNALSRGVDVVVGTPGRLIDLINGGSLQLGEVRYLVLDEADQMLAVGFEEDVETILQQLPAERQSMLFSATMPSWVKKLSRRYLNNPLTIDLVGDQDEKLAEGIKLFAIPLTTTSKRTILSDLITVYAKGGKTIVFTRTKRDADEVSLALTTSIASEALHGDISQHQRERTLNGFRQGKFTVLVATDVASRGLDIPNVDLIIHYELPNDPETFVHRSGRTGRAGKAGNAILMFTTNQRRTVKSLERDVGCKFEFIGPPTMEEVLDSSAEHVIATLRGVHPESIQYFVPAAERLSQELGPTALASALAHLSGFSQPPSSRSLISHEQGSVTLQLTRDPAYARGFFSPRSVTGFLSDVSPSAADAVGKIYLIADERVQGAVFDLPEEIAKDLLTMELPEGNTLSKVTKLPVLQDDGPATDSYGRFSNSDRGSRNRRGSSRGGMGGGSRGRGSWDSDEGFRRGGRSSSRPDNDIWSDDDFSGGGARRSNRSSSPGGGRSSYGGRGGSSSLGDRSSSFGERSSSYGGRGGSSFGSRDRSFSGACFTCGQSGHRASDCPNK; encoded by the exons atGGCTTCCCTCCTCACGCTCCCGTCCCTCTCCCTCTCCAGCCCCAGCGGCGGCGCCGGGCTCGCGCCCGCGCTCCGGCTCCGCGCCGCCTTCCGCTGCTGGGCGCTCGGCCGCAGGTGGGCGGGCGCCGCCGCGGCCATCGCGTCGCCCAACTCCGTGCTCAGCGAGCACGCCTTCAAGCGCCTCGGGctcggcggcggcagcgacgacgaggatgacgagggGTACGGGAGCGACCAGGAGGGGCCCGCCGTGGAGGGGGACGCGGATGAGCTCGCCATTTCCAGGCTCGGCCTCCCCGCCCAGCTCGTCGCCACCCTCGAGAAGCGCGGAATTACCCACCTCTTCCCCATCCAG AGGGCTGTATTGATTCCAGCACTTGAGGGCCGCGACCTGATTGCAAGAGCAAAGACTGGAACTGGAAAGACGCTAGCCTTTGGTATACCCATGATCAAGCAAATAATCGAGCAGGACGAAGGGCGGACTCCTGG GCGAGGTCGTATTCCTCGAGCTTTGGTCCTTGCACCCACTAGAGAGCTGGCTAAACAAGTTGAGAAAGAAATTATGGAATCAGCGCCAAAGCTTAGTACAGTGTGTGTTTATGGTGGTGTCTCGTATAATACCCAGCAGAATGCACTCTCCCGTGGTGTTGATGTTGTCGTAGGAACTCCAGGTCGCCTAATTGATTTGATAAATGGTGGAAGTCTTCAGTTGGGAGAAGTTAGGTATCTGGTCCTTGACGAGGCTGACCAGATGCTTGCAGTTGGGTTTGAAGAAGATGTGGAAACAATATTGCAGCAGCTGCCAGCTGAACGACAAAGCATGCTTTTCTCTGCGACCATGCCTAGTTGGGTGAAGAAATTGTCTAGGCGGTATTTGAATAATCCTTTGACAATTGATTTG GTCGGCGATCAAGATGAAAAACTAGCTGAAGGAATCAAACTCTTTGCTATTCCACTCACAACGACTTCAAAGCGCACCATTCTCAGCGATCTCATTACG GTATATGCAAAGGGTGGGAAAACTATTGTTTTCACTCGGACAAAACGGGATGCAGACGAGGTATCATTGGCATTGACAACCAGTATTGCATCTGAGGCGCTTCACGGTGATATTTCACAACATCAGCGTGAGAGAACATTAAATGGTTTCCGCCAAGGGAAATTTACTGTTCTTGTGGCAACTGATGTTGCTTCTCGTGGTCTTGATATACCCAATGTCGATTTG ATTATTCATTATGAGTTGCCAAATGACCCTGAGACTTTTGTTCATCGTTCTGGGCGCACTGGACGAGCGGGGAAAGCAGGAAATGCAATCTTAATGTTTACAACCAACCAGCGAAGGACAGTTAAATCACTCGAACGTGATGTTGGATGCAAATTTGAGTTTATTGGCCCACCTACAATGGAAGAAGTCCTTGATTCATCTGCAGAGCATGTCATTGCTACTCTGCGAGGTGTGCACCCCGAGTCGATTCAATACTTTGTTCCAGCGGCTGAGAGACTAAGCCAAGAACTAGGACCTACTGCTCTTGCTTCTGCATTGGCACATCTGAGTGGATTTTCTCAGCCACCTTCTTCACGCTCCCTGATTAGCCATGAGCAG GGATCGGTGACATTACAACTTACCAGGGATCCAGCATATGCAAGAGGCTTCTTTTCTCCTAGATCTGTCACTGGTTTTCTGTCTGATGTCTCTCCATCTGCTGCTGATGCAGTTGGAAAAATATACCTAATAGCAGATGAGAGG GTCCAAGGAGCAGTGTTTGATTTACCCGAGGAGATTGCAAAGGATCTGCTTACTATGGAACTGCCCGAAGGAAACACCTTGAGCAAAGTAACAAAG CTGCCGGTGTTGCAAGATGATGGCCCCGCTACCGACTCTTACGGCCGATTCTCAAACTCGGACCGGGGTTCTAGGAACCGGCGGGGGTCGTCCAGGGGCGGTATGGGCGGCGGCTCAAGAGGCCGTGGTAGTTGGGACTCTGATGAAGGATTCCGTCGCGGTGGCAGGAGCTCCAGCAGACCTGACAACGATATTTGGTCAGATGATGACTTTTCAGGTGGTGGTGCAAGGAGATCAAACCGTTCGTCATCCCCCGGCGGTGGTCGCTCGTCCTATGGTGGGCGTGGTGGCTCATCATCCTTGGGTGACAGATCATCGTCCTTTGGTGAACGCTCATCGTCATATGGTGGTCGTGGTGGCTCATCCTTTGGCAGCAGGGACAG AAGCTTCAGTGGCGCTTGCTTCACATGCGGGCAGTCAGGGCACAGAGCATCAGACTGCCCAAACAAGTAG